Proteins encoded together in one Lathamus discolor isolate bLatDis1 chromosome 3, bLatDis1.hap1, whole genome shotgun sequence window:
- the GCG gene encoding pro-glucagon gives MKMKSIYFVAGLLLMIVQGSWQNPLQDTEEKSRSLKASQSEPLDESRQPNEVKRHSQGTFTSDYSKYLDTRRAQDFVQWLMSTKRNGQQGQEAKENDKFLDQLSSNAISKRHAEYERHAEGTYTSDITSYLEGQAAKEFIAWLVNGRGRRDFPEKALVAEEMGRRHADGTFTSDINKVLDDMAAKEFLKWLINTKVTQRDLLGEYQ, from the exons atgaaaatgaaaagcatttattttgttgctgGGCTTCTTTTAATGATAGTTCAAGGCAGCTGGCAAAATCCTCTTCAGGATACAGAGGAGAAATCAAG ATCACTCAAAGCTTCCCAGTCTGAACCATTAGATGAATCTAGACAGCCGAATGAAGTGAAACGTCACTCACAAGGCACATTCACCAGTGATTACAGCAAGTACTTGGACACTAGACGAGCTCAGGACTTTGTGCAATGGTTAATGAGCACTAAAAGAAATGG GCAACAAGGCCAGGAGGCcaaagaaaatgacaaattcCTGGACCAACTCTCAAG CAATGCAATCTCCAAGCGTCATGCTGAATATGAGAGACATGCTGAAGGCACCTATACCAGTGATATCACCTCTTATTTGGAAGGTCAAGCTGCCAAAGAGTTCATTGCTTGGTTAGTGAATGGACGAGGAAGAAGAGA TTTCCCAGAAAAAGCTCTTGTGGCTGAAGAAATGGGCCGAAGACATGCAGACGGCACTTTCACAAGTGATATCAACAAAGTCCTTGATGACATGGCTGCTAAAGAATTCCTAAAATGGCTGATTAATACAAAAGTTACCCAAAG ggACCTTTTGGGAGAATACCAgtaa